A portion of the Acidobacteriaceae bacterium genome contains these proteins:
- a CDS encoding DUF2442 domain-containing protein has protein sequence MVSPEEFESANLRAQELETHTPKAISARYDRRLRRIVVELNSNLGVFFSPKDAQGLETASAEELGEIELSPSGYGLHFPRLDADLYLPSLLEGVFGSAQWTAARMGARGGRTLSPAKAEAARANGRKGGRPRRAASV, from the coding sequence ATGGTCAGCCCTGAAGAGTTTGAGAGCGCCAACCTCCGCGCACAGGAACTAGAGACCCATACCCCGAAGGCGATCTCCGCCCGATACGACCGCAGACTGCGCCGCATCGTCGTCGAGCTCAACTCCAACCTGGGCGTTTTTTTCTCTCCCAAGGATGCTCAGGGGCTGGAAACGGCGTCCGCAGAAGAGCTTGGAGAGATTGAACTTTCCCCTTCGGGATATGGCCTACACTTCCCCAGGCTTGACGCCGACCTCTACCTTCCCTCTTTGCTCGAAGGCGTCTTTGGCTCTGCACAATGGACCGCAGCACGCATGGGCGCACGAGGCGGGCGGACGCTTTCGCCAGCGAAAGCCGAAGCCGCGCGGGCGAATGGCCGCAAAGGCGGCCGACCTCGCCGCGCAGCCAGCGTGTAA
- a CDS encoding NAD-dependent malic enzyme: MPPTPRVNPDIVETALTGLGLINTPIFNKGTAFSEEERDEFSLHGLLPPQVGTLDQQVARRMKAFRALPDDFARYTFMRDLQDVNETLFYALITRHIEEMLPVVYTPAVGEGCQRFSEIWRKPRGVFLSYPNVDRIERILSHPRYDGVRCIVVSDGERILGLGDQGAGGMGIPIGKLALYTALAGIHPLSCLPVFLDVGTDNADRVADPLYLGWKHERVRGAEYDNFVDRFVRTVKKRWPHVLLQWEDFAGANAGKLLDRYREELPSFNDDIQGTAAVALATILAAANATGVPLREHRFLFVGFGAAGCGIASFLELALKHAGLSDEEARSRFYAIDRPGLLLDSTPGMHPSQMPFARPASETEGWQHNPEGGVSLLETVERARPTVMIGVSGQPGAFSEEVVRTMARHTARPVILPLSNPTSRAEATPSDLLHWTDGQAIIGTGSPYAPVEYNGKTYRTVQTNNSYIFPGLALGIVASRSRRVSDGMIMAAAEALAALSPTVKNPTAPLLPPLDTLREVSQAVALAVGRQAATEGLAAVRGEDFEIALRASVWNPVYRPYKRRR, from the coding sequence ATGCCTCCGACCCCTCGCGTCAATCCGGATATCGTTGAAACCGCACTCACGGGCCTCGGCCTGATTAATACCCCTATCTTCAACAAAGGCACAGCCTTCTCTGAAGAGGAGCGCGACGAGTTCTCGCTGCATGGGTTGCTGCCGCCACAGGTGGGCACGCTGGACCAACAGGTCGCGCGCCGCATGAAGGCCTTTCGCGCCCTGCCCGACGACTTCGCGCGCTACACGTTCATGCGCGATCTGCAGGACGTTAACGAGACACTCTTCTACGCGCTCATCACGCGACACATCGAGGAGATGCTGCCGGTCGTTTATACCCCGGCCGTCGGCGAAGGCTGCCAGCGTTTCTCCGAGATCTGGCGCAAGCCTCGTGGCGTCTTCCTCAGCTACCCGAACGTCGACCGCATCGAACGTATCCTCAGCCACCCACGCTACGACGGCGTGCGCTGCATCGTCGTCTCCGACGGCGAACGCATCCTCGGCCTGGGCGACCAGGGTGCAGGCGGCATGGGTATTCCTATCGGCAAGCTCGCGCTCTACACTGCACTTGCGGGAATCCATCCGCTGAGCTGCCTGCCGGTCTTCCTCGACGTCGGCACCGATAACGCTGACCGTGTAGCGGACCCGCTCTACCTCGGCTGGAAGCACGAACGCGTTCGCGGCGCAGAGTACGACAACTTCGTCGACCGCTTTGTGCGCACGGTGAAGAAGCGTTGGCCGCACGTTCTGCTGCAGTGGGAAGACTTCGCCGGCGCCAACGCGGGCAAGCTGCTTGACCGCTACCGCGAAGAGTTGCCAAGCTTCAACGACGACATTCAAGGCACCGCTGCTGTTGCGCTGGCCACGATCCTCGCGGCAGCAAATGCCACGGGCGTTCCGCTCCGCGAACATCGCTTTCTCTTCGTCGGCTTCGGCGCAGCAGGTTGCGGTATCGCGAGCTTCCTCGAACTCGCACTGAAGCACGCAGGTCTCTCGGATGAAGAAGCACGCAGCCGCTTTTACGCCATCGACCGCCCGGGTCTTCTGCTCGACTCGACACCTGGGATGCATCCTTCGCAAATGCCGTTTGCGCGCCCTGCGAGCGAGACCGAAGGCTGGCAGCACAATCCCGAAGGCGGTGTTTCGTTGCTCGAAACCGTCGAGCGAGCGCGTCCCACGGTGATGATCGGTGTGAGCGGACAGCCGGGCGCATTCAGCGAAGAAGTCGTTCGCACGATGGCTCGCCATACGGCGCGACCGGTCATCCTTCCACTCTCCAATCCAACATCTCGCGCAGAGGCAACTCCCTCCGACCTGCTGCATTGGACCGACGGTCAAGCGATCATCGGCACGGGTAGCCCCTATGCTCCGGTGGAGTACAACGGGAAGACCTACCGCACGGTGCAGACGAACAACTCGTACATCTTCCCTGGCCTTGCTCTCGGGATCGTCGCGTCGCGCTCTCGCCGTGTTTCTGACGGCATGATTATGGCCGCAGCGGAGGCGCTGGCCGCGCTTTCGCCCACGGTGAAAAACCCTACCGCTCCGCTGCTGCCGCCGCTCGATACGCTGCGCGAAGTTTCGCAGGCCGTAGCCCTTGCCGTTGGTCGTCAGGCAGCCACAGAAGGCCTTGCAGCCGTTCGTGGCGAGGACTTCGAGATCGCATTGCGCGCCAGCGTGTGGAACCCGGTCTATCGGCCCTACAAGCGGAGGCGCTAA
- a CDS encoding NAD(P)/FAD-dependent oxidoreductase: MHAWDAIVIGAGAAGMMCAFEAGRRAKRVLLLDHGPAPGRKILISGGGRANFTNTGTTAANYLSANPHFAKSALANFTPREMVALVEKHSLSYHEKTLGQLFFDRSARDLVTLLERECGEAGVETRCGASVLSVSKDGDLFTVETSHGTEQTHALVVATGGLSIPKLGATGFGYELAQQFGHSLIATRPALVPLVFAPEDHNEWCDLTGSSAEVLAQAAATSGKRNAQPPVFREKALITHRGLSGPAILQVSSYWKHGSTITLDLAPGRDVFKPLTANNAPRDLSVLRQALRGVLSHRVADRWLRLRDESLGFSNQALLALEHELHHWQIKPAGDEGYAKAEVTVGGVNTDELDARTLESKRVPGLYFIGEVVDVTGWLGGYNFQWAWASAVAAGRSL, translated from the coding sequence GTGCACGCATGGGACGCGATCGTCATTGGCGCAGGTGCCGCAGGCATGATGTGTGCCTTTGAGGCAGGCCGACGCGCGAAGCGCGTGCTGCTGCTCGACCACGGCCCTGCTCCGGGACGCAAGATCCTGATCTCCGGCGGCGGACGCGCGAACTTCACGAATACTGGCACGACCGCCGCGAATTATCTGAGCGCTAACCCGCACTTCGCCAAATCAGCCCTTGCGAACTTTACGCCGCGTGAGATGGTGGCGTTGGTGGAGAAGCATAGCCTGAGCTATCACGAGAAGACGCTGGGCCAACTCTTCTTCGACCGCTCGGCACGGGACCTTGTGACGCTGCTCGAACGCGAGTGCGGAGAAGCTGGTGTGGAGACGCGCTGCGGTGCTAGCGTTCTGAGCGTCTCCAAAGACGGCGACCTCTTCACTGTCGAGACGTCGCATGGCACAGAGCAGACACACGCGCTCGTCGTCGCAACCGGTGGGCTTTCGATTCCGAAGCTTGGAGCAACGGGCTTTGGCTACGAACTCGCACAGCAGTTCGGCCATAGCCTGATAGCAACTCGACCGGCACTGGTGCCGCTGGTCTTTGCCCCGGAGGACCATAACGAGTGGTGTGACCTTACCGGAAGCTCAGCCGAAGTGCTCGCCCAGGCCGCTGCGACCAGCGGCAAACGTAATGCGCAGCCGCCTGTCTTCCGCGAGAAGGCGCTCATCACGCATCGCGGCCTGAGTGGACCAGCGATTCTGCAAGTGTCGTCGTACTGGAAGCATGGCTCGACGATCACGCTCGACCTGGCACCGGGACGTGACGTCTTCAAACCTCTTACAGCGAACAACGCACCTCGCGATCTGAGCGTGCTGCGGCAAGCCTTGCGCGGCGTGCTCTCCCATCGCGTGGCTGACCGCTGGCTTCGCCTGCGCGATGAGTCCCTGGGCTTCAGCAACCAGGCGCTGCTGGCGCTCGAACACGAGTTGCATCACTGGCAGATAAAGCCTGCTGGTGATGAAGGCTATGCCAAGGCCGAGGTTACCGTGGGCGGCGTGAATACGGACGAACTCGACGCACGAACGCTGGAGTCAAAGCGCGTGCCGGGGCTTTACTTCATCGGCGAAGTCGTCGACGTAACCGGTTGGCTAGGTGGCTATAACTTCCAGTGGGCATGGGCCAGCGCTGTAGCAGCAGGCCGCTCGCTTTAG
- a CDS encoding choice-of-anchor D domain-containing protein: MNPRRAMFLACAYPSSVVSLPLSRFASLRRRVVRRAVPLLALAVVALPLAAQKTAESEVLQQMQRQARKHLAGRVSPDGHAAAASLLHTQAEHAALLLHPRAQNYTAAWTPLGPSSVQSASYGNVSGRVTAIALDPNDATGNTVYLGTTGGGVWKSTNAAATSAGGVRFAPVTDTLAVFSQSAGASVTPSLSIGAVAVQPTTTAVVLAGTGDPNDATDSLYGEGLLRSADGGATWTLVQLSQDGTNGQHSFVGLSAAAIAWSASSPSRVVAAFSNSPQAAIVGATNAASVAGLYYSTDAGVTWQMATLYDGASVVQTPQPLGTGQVGNAATSVVWDAQRASFYAAVRGHGYYSSSDGATWKRLTAQPGTSLTATNCPVGANGSGASTCPIFRGTLAVQPVTGDLFALTVDSGNNDQGLWMDACNATLGGACSTSAPTFALRLDGGVMEVGSGSTVITQGDYNLALSAVPSSSGTLLLAGTVDLYRCVLASGSTSCTWRNTTNALNGCAASAAVAPSQHALTGVALSSSDLLVFAGNDGGLWRSTDGIAETGSVCDATDKSHFDNLNAAIGVGGSLAQVVGFAQAPADAETLIVGLGANGTAATSAASVLGAWAQLSAGEGGHPTIDATTPTNWYATIGAGVNFKSCAMGTNCSAANFAGAATIGATQVSGDVALIDVPMLLDPALSANMIAATCRVWRGPAATGATWSGANAISSAWSGAAPCTSTSPLARSLAAGGVAVSSSNAQNSGSQVIYAGLAGVLDGGTALLGGHIFRTTAANIATNTTTWKDVASGAVTNDLANAGIFNPLGFDVSSITVDAHDASGATVYATVMGFGSGTTIVPHVYRSIDSGAHWLNVTSNLPSAPANALAVDPNDANTVYVATDAGVYATSAITTCATASCWNLLGTGLPNAPVTSLAVSSTMPTSDGRLGMLRAGTYGRGLWQTPLLAATSTAQPGMLVSPALLTFDSQQVATLSAAQTVTITSNGSSPLAISSLVVSGDFTETDNCSGQTLAVGASCTVSVLFAPTLSGSRAGSLVVYANIGGGQASVLLSGTATAPASVVLTPVSLTFAATTLNQTSAVQVLTVANTGGNASTLTVPVITGDFAIAANTCATTLAVQTSCSISVTFTPTASGTRIGTLSLISSSGAVTATLSGRGTSSATDTLSPLSLTFGSQVLNTASAAQSVVLTNAGDAALTLVAATTNSSEFAATNGCGATLAGHTSCAISVVFAPSIVGARTAILTVSDQFRAQSLTLSGTGLAPAGVSLTPTSLAFGEIGVGLSSQPQVVTLTNNGGVTLTISSLAPTGDYVLVSTNCGTSLSAGSACSATLLFAPTAAGERAGSLVLNSSIGMKSVALSGVGADFTLSTTGTTSASLGGSSGSATYALLLSSVSGLASTISLSCSGAPAHATCAVSPSAATLGSTLNVSVVVATGIASMGHNSRDLLPWSRSTLLYAFTMPWLLCMLRVRRRRWIAALPLLFMMISGCGASRTLPSSGSGSGSTSTPTPSGTYTLTVSATAAGITHSVPLVLTVN; encoded by the coding sequence ATGAACCCTCGGCGAGCCATGTTCCTCGCCTGCGCCTATCCTTCGTCTGTTGTGAGCTTGCCGTTGAGCCGTTTCGCGAGCCTGCGTCGTCGTGTCGTTCGCCGTGCCGTGCCGCTGTTGGCACTGGCTGTCGTTGCGCTGCCTTTGGCGGCCCAAAAAACGGCTGAGTCTGAAGTTCTGCAACAGATGCAGCGACAGGCGCGGAAGCATCTGGCGGGGCGTGTTTCGCCGGACGGTCATGCTGCGGCCGCTTCGCTTTTGCACACGCAGGCCGAGCACGCCGCGCTGCTGCTTCATCCGCGGGCACAAAACTACACCGCTGCCTGGACGCCGCTGGGGCCCAGCAGCGTACAGAGCGCAAGCTACGGAAACGTGAGCGGTCGTGTAACCGCGATCGCCCTCGACCCGAACGATGCAACGGGCAACACGGTCTATCTGGGAACCACAGGTGGTGGTGTGTGGAAGTCCACCAACGCCGCAGCGACGAGTGCTGGCGGTGTGAGGTTTGCCCCCGTGACCGACACGCTTGCAGTCTTCAGCCAAAGCGCCGGAGCGAGCGTCACGCCATCGCTTTCTATCGGTGCGGTTGCGGTGCAACCGACCACGACGGCCGTCGTGCTGGCGGGGACGGGTGATCCGAACGACGCGACAGACTCGCTCTACGGAGAAGGTCTGTTGCGTTCTGCTGATGGTGGCGCTACGTGGACGCTGGTACAGCTTTCGCAGGATGGCACGAACGGCCAGCACTCGTTCGTGGGGCTAAGCGCGGCGGCTATTGCGTGGAGCGCGTCGTCGCCGTCACGGGTGGTGGCTGCGTTCTCTAACTCGCCACAGGCAGCGATTGTTGGTGCAACAAACGCTGCGTCCGTGGCAGGTTTGTACTACTCCACCGATGCAGGTGTGACGTGGCAGATGGCGACGCTCTACGACGGTGCAAGCGTCGTGCAGACGCCGCAACCGTTGGGCACCGGACAAGTGGGCAACGCGGCGACATCGGTGGTGTGGGACGCGCAGCGCGCAAGCTTCTATGCTGCGGTGCGTGGGCATGGCTACTACTCCAGCAGCGATGGCGCAACGTGGAAGCGGTTGACCGCACAGCCAGGCACCTCATTGACGGCTACAAACTGTCCTGTCGGCGCGAACGGCAGCGGAGCCTCTACCTGCCCGATCTTTCGCGGAACGTTGGCCGTTCAACCCGTAACCGGGGATCTCTTTGCGCTGACGGTGGACAGTGGCAACAATGACCAGGGCTTGTGGATGGATGCATGCAACGCGACGTTGGGCGGTGCGTGCTCGACAAGCGCGCCGACGTTTGCCTTGCGCCTCGACGGCGGTGTGATGGAGGTCGGTAGCGGCAGTACCGTCATCACACAAGGGGATTACAACCTCGCGCTGTCGGCTGTGCCTTCGTCGTCAGGAACGCTGTTGCTCGCGGGCACGGTGGACCTCTATCGCTGTGTGCTGGCAAGCGGATCGACAAGCTGCACGTGGCGCAACACGACGAATGCGTTAAACGGATGCGCGGCATCCGCAGCGGTCGCTCCCTCGCAGCACGCGCTTACAGGGGTAGCTCTATCCAGCAGCGACCTGCTGGTCTTTGCGGGCAATGACGGAGGCCTCTGGCGATCAACGGACGGTATCGCCGAGACGGGTTCTGTGTGTGATGCCACGGACAAGAGCCACTTCGACAACCTCAACGCAGCGATTGGTGTGGGTGGATCGCTCGCACAGGTGGTTGGCTTCGCACAGGCGCCGGCAGATGCCGAGACGCTGATCGTTGGGCTCGGAGCTAACGGCACGGCGGCAACGAGTGCTGCATCTGTGCTGGGTGCATGGGCCCAGCTCTCTGCTGGCGAAGGTGGCCATCCTACAATCGATGCAACGACACCGACCAACTGGTACGCCACGATCGGCGCAGGAGTGAACTTCAAGTCTTGCGCGATGGGGACGAACTGCTCCGCCGCGAACTTCGCGGGGGCCGCGACGATTGGAGCGACACAAGTCAGTGGCGACGTCGCGCTGATCGACGTTCCTATGCTGCTCGATCCGGCGTTGAGCGCGAACATGATTGCCGCGACGTGCCGTGTGTGGCGTGGCCCCGCAGCGACTGGCGCAACGTGGAGCGGAGCGAACGCCATCTCCTCCGCATGGAGCGGAGCCGCGCCCTGCACGAGTACGAGTCCGCTGGCCCGCTCGCTGGCTGCAGGCGGTGTTGCGGTGAGTTCGAGCAACGCACAGAACTCTGGCTCGCAGGTGATCTATGCCGGGCTCGCCGGTGTGTTGGATGGCGGTACGGCATTGCTCGGTGGCCACATCTTCCGCACAACGGCCGCGAACATCGCGACGAATACGACAACCTGGAAAGATGTGGCGAGCGGCGCGGTGACCAACGATCTGGCGAACGCGGGTATCTTCAACCCGCTCGGCTTCGATGTCTCGTCGATCACGGTGGACGCGCACGATGCAAGCGGCGCAACGGTCTACGCGACCGTGATGGGCTTTGGTTCAGGCACGACGATCGTGCCGCACGTCTATCGCTCTATCGACAGCGGCGCGCATTGGCTGAACGTGACGAGCAACCTCCCGAGCGCACCCGCGAATGCCCTTGCTGTCGATCCTAACGATGCGAATACCGTGTACGTCGCGACGGACGCGGGCGTCTATGCGACGTCGGCAATCACCACATGCGCGACAGCCTCGTGCTGGAACCTGCTTGGAACCGGGCTGCCGAACGCGCCGGTAACTTCGCTGGCTGTGTCTTCCACGATGCCCACCAGTGATGGGCGACTGGGCATGTTGCGTGCAGGCACGTACGGTCGCGGCCTTTGGCAGACACCGTTGCTCGCAGCGACTTCAACCGCGCAGCCGGGAATGCTTGTCTCACCGGCGTTGTTAACCTTTGATTCGCAGCAGGTCGCAACATTGAGTGCTGCACAAACGGTAACGATCACCAGCAACGGTTCATCGCCGCTCGCGATCAGTTCGCTGGTCGTGTCGGGCGACTTCACCGAGACGGACAACTGCAGCGGGCAGACGCTTGCTGTGGGTGCAAGCTGCACGGTGAGCGTCCTCTTCGCTCCGACGCTGTCAGGTTCACGCGCAGGTTCTCTGGTTGTTTACGCAAACATCGGAGGAGGTCAGGCGAGTGTGTTGCTGAGTGGAACGGCGACCGCTCCGGCAAGTGTTGTGCTCACGCCTGTATCGCTTACGTTCGCCGCCACCACTTTGAACCAGACAAGCGCTGTGCAGGTCCTCACCGTTGCAAACACCGGAGGCAACGCTTCCACGCTAACCGTGCCTGTAATCACCGGAGACTTCGCGATCGCGGCAAATACTTGCGCGACAACGCTTGCAGTGCAGACCTCCTGCTCCATCAGCGTAACCTTCACGCCAACGGCGAGCGGGACGCGCATCGGTACGTTGAGCCTCATAAGCTCTTCGGGGGCCGTGACCGCCACGCTGAGTGGCAGGGGAACATCATCCGCAACAGATACGCTGTCACCGCTTTCTCTGACGTTCGGCTCGCAGGTCTTGAACACGGCCAGCGCAGCGCAGAGCGTAGTGCTAACGAACGCCGGCGATGCTGCGCTCACGTTGGTTGCAGCGACGACAAACTCCAGCGAGTTTGCTGCGACCAACGGCTGTGGCGCAACGCTTGCTGGCCACACATCCTGCGCGATCAGCGTAGTCTTCGCGCCGAGCATAGTTGGTGCCCGCACGGCCATACTCACGGTAAGCGATCAGTTCCGCGCGCAGAGCCTGACGCTAAGCGGCACGGGGCTTGCACCTGCGGGCGTCAGTCTTACTCCAACGTCGCTGGCTTTCGGAGAGATCGGCGTTGGACTCAGCTCCCAGCCGCAGGTGGTCACGTTGACCAACAACGGTGGCGTTACGCTGACGATTTCATCGCTCGCTCCAACCGGGGACTATGTTCTGGTTTCAACAAACTGCGGTACTTCGTTGTCTGCAGGTTCTGCCTGTTCCGCAACTCTTCTCTTCGCCCCAACAGCAGCGGGTGAGCGTGCGGGTTCCCTGGTGTTGAACTCGAGCATCGGCATGAAGTCGGTTGCACTAAGCGGCGTAGGAGCTGACTTCACGCTCTCGACGACGGGAACCACAAGCGCAAGCCTTGGAGGATCTTCGGGCAGTGCAACGTATGCGCTTCTACTAAGCTCCGTCAGCGGCTTGGCAAGCACCATCAGTCTCAGTTGCTCGGGAGCGCCTGCTCACGCAACGTGTGCGGTCTCGCCTTCTGCCGCAACCCTTGGCTCTACGCTGAATGTGTCCGTGGTGGTGGCGACAGGCATTGCGAGCATGGGACACAATTCGCGCGATCTGTTGCCGTGGTCACGAAGCACGTTGCTCTATGCCTTCACCATGCCATGGCTGCTCTGCATGCTGCGTGTGCGCAGGCGGCGTTGGATAGCGGCTCTTCCGTTGTTGTTCATGATGATCAGCGGTTGCGGTGCCTCACGAACGTTGCCCTCGAGTGGGTCGGGCAGCGGCAGCACCTCTACACCGACGCCATCCGGCACGTACACCTTGACGGTGAGCGCAACGGCTGCAGGGATAACGCACTCTGTGCCGCTCGTGTTGACGGTGAACTAA
- a CDS encoding PDZ domain-containing protein, with amino-acid sequence MAVAGQSRWATGAAAVLLLTMSATLASSKAMAAVTVHTAAPHSGAHAGAHASSQRQTGYLGIEFHDVTDEQAASLRLRGVHGAEIAMVDHDGPAGHAGLKAHDIIVALNGQAVDGSPTLKRLIHDLNAGAEITLEVIRNGEALTLNAKLANRDEVARQAMQRLAAAPTAPAPKGLVGDDYSVETEPPPSNSRTQQFLNMLHTGPFTGLAMDTMEPQLAAFFGAPSGAGLLVHTVLPNSPASAAGLRAGDVVLRADAVVLKSPSDWTHHLRASRGSVVTLTVLRDKHEQTVVLVPDLKRHSVLRSSPDMLSTCCASADDAGDCSGCAEEASLMPFRA; translated from the coding sequence ATGGCTGTAGCAGGGCAAAGTCGATGGGCAACGGGAGCGGCGGCGGTGTTGCTGCTGACGATGAGCGCGACGTTGGCGTCCTCGAAGGCTATGGCTGCTGTCACCGTGCATACAGCCGCACCGCATAGTGGTGCTCATGCCGGAGCGCACGCTTCTTCGCAGCGGCAGACCGGCTATCTCGGCATTGAGTTCCACGATGTCACCGACGAGCAGGCGGCTTCGCTGCGTCTGCGCGGCGTGCATGGCGCAGAGATCGCGATGGTGGACCACGACGGCCCGGCAGGCCATGCCGGGCTGAAGGCGCATGACATCATCGTGGCGTTGAACGGGCAGGCGGTAGATGGTTCGCCGACGTTGAAGCGCCTGATTCACGACCTGAATGCCGGCGCGGAGATCACGCTTGAAGTGATTCGCAACGGAGAGGCGCTGACGCTGAATGCGAAGCTCGCAAACCGTGACGAAGTCGCGCGTCAGGCGATGCAGCGTCTGGCTGCGGCTCCTACAGCACCGGCCCCGAAGGGCCTTGTCGGCGACGACTATAGCGTGGAGACGGAACCTCCGCCGTCGAACTCACGCACGCAACAGTTTCTGAACATGCTGCACACCGGCCCATTTACCGGACTGGCGATGGACACCATGGAGCCGCAACTGGCGGCGTTCTTTGGTGCTCCGTCGGGGGCAGGATTGCTGGTGCACACGGTGCTGCCGAACAGCCCGGCATCTGCGGCGGGCCTGCGCGCGGGCGATGTGGTGTTGCGTGCGGATGCGGTGGTGTTGAAGTCGCCGTCGGACTGGACGCATCATCTGCGTGCATCCCGCGGTAGTGTGGTGACGCTTACTGTTCTGCGCGATAAACATGAGCAGACGGTCGTGCTGGTGCCCGACCTCAAGCGGCACAGCGTTCTGCGCTCTTCGCCGGACATGCTCTCCACCTGCTGCGCTTCGGCGGACGACGCTGGTGACTGCAGTGGATGCGCCGAAGAGGCCAGCCTCATGCCGTTTCGCGCGTAG
- a CDS encoding sigma-70 family RNA polymerase sigma factor: protein MTAEQIEQRQQQRAEDDELIRAAQKGDRSAFDSLVRRYDRSVLRLALHMLGNEEDAQDVHQDAFIKAYRHLSNFRFECSFYTWLYRIVTNLCLDQLRRRKSRKEDASTVMDGDGGEIDLLAHVTDDRAAHNPARELERKTMSVAIKAALDELTPRERMVFELKHYQGLKLRTIGEMLETTEETAKNTLFRATRKLRARLADVR, encoded by the coding sequence ATGACCGCCGAGCAGATCGAACAGCGCCAACAGCAGCGCGCGGAAGATGATGAGCTGATCCGCGCCGCGCAGAAGGGTGACCGTTCGGCGTTCGATTCGCTCGTCCGGCGGTATGACCGTAGCGTGCTTCGCCTGGCGCTGCACATGCTGGGCAACGAGGAAGACGCGCAGGACGTACACCAGGACGCCTTCATCAAGGCGTATCGGCATCTGTCGAACTTTCGCTTCGAGTGCTCGTTCTACACATGGCTGTACCGCATCGTGACGAACCTCTGCCTCGACCAGTTGCGACGCCGCAAGAGTCGCAAGGAAGATGCCTCGACCGTGATGGATGGTGACGGCGGCGAGATCGACCTGCTGGCCCATGTCACCGATGACCGCGCTGCGCACAACCCGGCGCGTGAGCTGGAACGCAAGACGATGAGTGTGGCGATCAAGGCCGCGCTCGACGAACTGACTCCGCGTGAGCGGATGGTGTTTGAGTTGAAGCACTACCAGGGTCTGAAGTTGAGGACCATCGGCGAGATGCTCGAGACAACGGAAGAGACGGCGAAGAACACGCTCTTCCGAGCAACGCGCAAGCTGCGCGCCAGGCTGGCAGACGTTCGCTAG
- a CDS encoding HEAT repeat domain-containing protein produces MTCDRVQQNMVLAQYGELPDELMLSLERHLDSCEDCRREWTALEVLHRELDMEPVADPTPNLLTASRLRLDEALDALPPRSWIQRLTANAFRWQGFMKGAPALATLLLGAGFLGGTIVTRYQAANVPQLPQAVVVASGNQGPIASVSGIVETPDKNLVQVKYNRLVPESVQGSLDDPQIRQLLMLGTKLATDNEVHAQSVAMLSDQCRAGRLCDGAAEGAASVRGALLTSLHYDKSPTVRLKALAGLQPYVAEDQHVRDAVVRAMMNDASADVRTQAISLLSPVGADSSVRQALRTVSAQDTNPAIRNASFQALQDVSDIQ; encoded by the coding sequence ATGACGTGTGATCGGGTCCAACAAAATATGGTGCTGGCGCAGTACGGAGAGCTGCCGGATGAGCTGATGCTCAGTCTGGAGCGGCATCTGGATAGCTGCGAAGATTGTCGGCGCGAATGGACGGCGCTTGAGGTGCTGCATCGTGAGCTCGATATGGAGCCGGTGGCAGACCCCACGCCGAATCTGCTGACGGCCTCGCGCCTGCGGCTGGATGAAGCGCTCGATGCGCTGCCTCCGCGCTCGTGGATACAGCGGCTGACGGCGAATGCCTTCCGCTGGCAGGGCTTTATGAAGGGTGCGCCTGCGTTGGCAACTCTGCTGCTGGGCGCTGGTTTTCTGGGCGGCACGATCGTGACGCGCTATCAGGCCGCGAACGTGCCGCAGTTACCGCAGGCCGTCGTCGTGGCGAGCGGGAATCAGGGGCCGATCGCGAGCGTTTCGGGCATCGTGGAGACGCCGGACAAGAACCTGGTGCAGGTCAAATACAACCGCCTGGTGCCGGAGTCTGTGCAGGGCTCGCTCGACGATCCGCAGATTCGCCAGTTGCTGATGCTCGGGACCAAGCTCGCAACGGACAACGAAGTTCACGCGCAGTCGGTGGCGATGCTCTCTGACCAGTGCCGTGCAGGCCGTTTGTGCGATGGCGCGGCAGAGGGAGCGGCCAGTGTTCGCGGCGCGTTGTTGACCTCGCTGCACTACGACAAGAGCCCGACGGTACGTCTGAAGGCGCTGGCTGGCCTGCAGCCGTACGTTGCCGAAGATCAGCATGTGCGCGATGCCGTGGTGCGCGCCATGATGAACGACGCTTCGGCAGATGTTCGCACGCAGGCCATCTCGCTGCTCTCGCCGGTTGGCGCGGACTCCAGCGTACGGCAGGCTTTGCGCACGGTAAGTGCGCAGGATACGAACCCGGCGATCCGCAATGCGTCGTTCCAGGCGCTGCAGGACGTGAGCGACATTCAATAA
- a CDS encoding DUF4160 domain-containing protein, with translation MLRFSGYRIVIYPNDHRPAHVHVLGSDKEAVFHLHCPGGPATVRENFGFARHELSGIQRELSAHCEFLCEEWRKIHGQP, from the coding sequence GTGCTGCGCTTTTCCGGTTACCGCATCGTGATTTATCCGAACGACCACCGCCCTGCCCATGTGCATGTCCTTGGCAGCGATAAGGAGGCGGTCTTTCATCTCCACTGCCCTGGCGGCCCCGCCACGGTGAGAGAAAACTTTGGCTTCGCACGCCATGAGCTCTCCGGCATCCAGCGCGAGCTCTCCGCACACTGCGAATTTCTTTGCGAGGAATGGAGGAAGATACATGGTCAGCCCTGA